The Coraliomargarita parva region GAAACGCGCTTTCAATTAGATAAAATGCTGGAGCCCGGTGATCGCTTGAGCTTGCGTAAAGAAACAGACGACGGTTTGGCAATCGGGGTCGACTTTGTCGAAATCGAAAAAATAGACCCTGTGATTCCTCAGCCGGAAGGATTTCTTTCGCTGGCCGATTTTGGGGCTCAGGCCAATACAGAGGAAGATTCGTATGGTGCGTTCCAAGCAGCCTTTGCTGCCTGTGCGGAACAAGGGAAGGGCCTCTATATTCCGGCTGGTCGCTATGTGATCTCAAATAAGTTAGAGTTGATAGATGATGGCTTGCAGATACAGGGAGCGGGGATTTGGCATACCGAGCTTTTCTTCAAATTTTCCGGACGGCATAACGCAGGGTTTGCTGGGCTGGCCTCGAATCTTTTGGTGGCCGATCTTTACATGGATTCGGATATCAATAACCGGGATATGGCCAACGGGTTTCGTCAGCATTGGGGCACCGGCTCCACGATTAAGAACGTTTGGCTGCAGCACTTTTCGGTCGGTTTTTGGATCGCTTACTATGGTGAGCTGGAACCGGCTCCGGTGGCTGATGGATTACTTGTCACGAATTGCCGGATACGCAATACCTATGCGGATGGGCTGAATTTTGCCAAAGGGAGCCGGAACTGTATCGTCGAAGAGTCCAATGTGCGCAACAACTTGGACGACTCTTTGGCTTCCTGGTCTTCAGATAAAGATGCTGTTGGCATGGCTGAGAATAATACCTTCCGCAATAATACGGTTGAGCTGACTTTAAGAGCTGCAGGGATTGGGATTTTCGGCGGAAAAGGGCATACGGTCGAAAACTGCTTGGTAGTTGACGGATTTGGCGGTTCCGGTGTCAGAGTGAGCAGCAGTTTTCCGGGCCATGGTTTTGATGATGTCTCAACGATCCGTATCCAGAATTGCACACTTGTTCGTTGTGGCACTCGGAATTCTCTTTTTCATAGTTCGACCGGCGGAATCAATATTGGTGTCAAGCGGGCTGATGTTCAGAATCTGGTCTTCAAAAATATCGATGTCATCGATTCATCGGTTGTGGGAATTAATATTTGGAACGGTAATCCTGAGGCGGTCCTAAACAATGTGGTCTTTGAGGATGTTCATGTTCTCGGCACCGGTAAAGACGGCTTGGGGCTTGGGGACGGGCTGTCTATCAGCGCCCAGCTCATGGGGTGGTTAGAACTGAAGAATGTATCATTCGAAGACATTAACGGGGAGCGCATGGTCAGCCGGAACCGTGATTTTGAAGTCAGAATACAGGACTGAGACTTCTGTGAGGTATTACACTGACTAAGCTAGTGTGGTGTCAGCGAAGTGCCTTACATTATAAGATTGGCGTCAACGGAGTCAGGGCATCCTGCCCTGATATAAGAGCGTTGCAGGGGACTAGGGCGGGACGCCCTAGCTCCGTTAGCTTTCACAACTTCTAAGAACCAGGTGTATTTCTGAAGCTTACTTCACTTACACCACACTAGGTGTAATCCGTTCGCCCTACGAGCGGTTTAATAATAGTTCTTAGTTGCAGTCATTAGGCATGATTTTTGGGAGCAGGTTGTGTTTGAACTGTTCAACCTGGAGGGGTCTCGTGTTCGTTTATTTGACCATAAGCATCGAACCTTACTAAGCTTAGCTGCACTATGATTTTTACCCCGTATTACCTCAAACTTCTATGAATCAGAAACTATTATTAATTGGCTCGGCGCTGATGCTGAGTCTACCGTTTTCAGTGCTTGCTGAAGCTGTTCAAGCGCAAGCTGAATACAAAACCGATTTAACGGCATGGGAAAATACCAAAGCGCGCGGGGCCAGCAATCTGCCCTACAATCGCCTTGAAGCGGATGCGGGACGATTGGAGGGGGGAGCTCTGGCGCATGGACCTTCGTTTGAGCAGGAGAAACTCGAATCGGAAGCTTCCGGACGCGTTTATGTTGCCCTGCCGGATGTGGGGGCATCCGTGGAGTGGATTATCCCAGAAGCTGCCGATGGAGTGAATCTACGTTTCACGCTGCCTGATTCCAGTGATGGGACTGGATTGAACAGTCAACTCGCGGTTTACGTGAATGATGTGTTTGTGCAGAATGTTTCCCTGACTTCCTACTATGCTTGGCAATATTTTAATACGGAGCACGGCAACCGTAAGCCATCGAATGATCCAGCCTTTGCTAAAGGCACAGGCAGTCAGCGCATGCGATTTGACGAAACGCGCTTTCAATTAGATAAAATGCTGGAGCCCGGTGATCGCTTGAGCTTGCGTAAAGAAACAGACGACGGTTTGGCAATCGGAGTCGATTTTATTGAAATCGAAAAAATCGATCCTGTAATTGCGCAGCCGGAAGGATTTCTTTCGCTGGCCGATTTTGGGGCACAGGCCAACACGGAGAAAGATGCCTTTGATGCGTTTCAAGCCGCTTTCGCGGCCTGTGCGGAACAAGGCAAGGGCCTCTATATCCCGGAAGGGCGCTATGTGATCGTGAATAAACTGGAGCTTAGGCATGATGGTTTGCAGATACAGGGAGCGGGGATTTGGCATACCGAGCTGTTCTTTAAATTCACAGGTCGCCATACTGTCGGATTTTCCGGATTGGCTTCAAATTTAATGGTTTCTGACCTTTACGTGGATTCGGATATCAACAACCGGGATACGGGGAATGCGTTTCGTCAGCACTGGGGCACGGGGTCCACGATTAAGAATATATGGCTGCAGCACTTTGAATGCGGTTTCTGGATCGGCAATTATGAAAAGGTCACACCCGCTCCGGTCGCGGATGGTTTACGCGTAGCGAATTGCCGGATACGCAATACCTATGCGGACGGACTGAATTTTGCCAAAGGAAGCCGGAATTGTATCGTCGAAGAGTGCCATGTGCGCAATAATTTGGATGATTCCCTGGCGACTTGGTCGTCGGATATCGCTACAGTTGGCATGACTGAAAATAATACCTTCCGTAATAATACGATAGAGCTGACTTTAAGGGCGGCTGGCATCGGTATTTTCGGCGGGCAAGGGCATACGGTCGATAATTGCCTGGTGGTCGATGGGTTTGGGGGTTCCGGTATCCGGGTG contains the following coding sequences:
- a CDS encoding right-handed parallel beta-helix repeat-containing protein, whose product is MNQKRLLIGSALMLSLSFSVLADAVQAQAEYKTDLTAWENTKARGASNLPYRRLEADVGQLEGGALAHGPSFVQEKLESEATGRIYVSLPTKGASVEWTVEEAADGVNLRFTLPDSSDGTGLNSQLAVYVNDVFVQNVSLTSYYAWQYFNTEHGNRKPSNDPAFAKGTGSQRMRFDETRFQLDKMLEPGDRLSLRKETDDGLAIGVDFVEIEKIDPVIPQPEGFLSLADFGAQANTEEDSYGAFQAAFAACAEQGKGLYIPAGRYVISNKLELIDDGLQIQGAGIWHTELFFKFSGRHNAGFAGLASNLLVADLYMDSDINNRDMANGFRQHWGTGSTIKNVWLQHFSVGFWIAYYGELEPAPVADGLLVTNCRIRNTYADGLNFAKGSRNCIVEESNVRNNLDDSLASWSSDKDAVGMAENNTFRNNTVELTLRAAGIGIFGGKGHTVENCLVVDGFGGSGVRVSSSFPGHGFDDVSTIRIQNCTLVRCGTRNSLFHSSTGGINIGVKRADVQNLVFKNIDVIDSSVVGINIWNGNPEAVLNNVVFEDVHVLGTGKDGLGLGDGLSISAQLMGWLELKNVSFEDINGERMVSRNRDFEVRIQD
- a CDS encoding right-handed parallel beta-helix repeat-containing protein, which encodes MNQKLLLIGSALMLSLPFSVLAEAVQAQAEYKTDLTAWENTKARGASNLPYNRLEADAGRLEGGALAHGPSFEQEKLESEASGRVYVALPDVGASVEWIIPEAADGVNLRFTLPDSSDGTGLNSQLAVYVNDVFVQNVSLTSYYAWQYFNTEHGNRKPSNDPAFAKGTGSQRMRFDETRFQLDKMLEPGDRLSLRKETDDGLAIGVDFIEIEKIDPVIAQPEGFLSLADFGAQANTEKDAFDAFQAAFAACAEQGKGLYIPEGRYVIVNKLELRHDGLQIQGAGIWHTELFFKFTGRHTVGFSGLASNLMVSDLYVDSDINNRDTGNAFRQHWGTGSTIKNIWLQHFECGFWIGNYEKVTPAPVADGLRVANCRIRNTYADGLNFAKGSRNCIVEECHVRNNLDDSLATWSSDIATVGMTENNTFRNNTIELTLRAAGIGIFGGQGHTVDNCLVVDGFGGSGIRVSSSFPGYGFGDAAHTLIQNCTIIRCGTRNTLFHSESGGINIGIKRTDVQNIVFKNIEVIDSAVLGIKIWQSNPDVSLRNVIFENVQVRGTGKDGLGPGHGMPISAAIKGWIELKNVSFEDINGVTMINRSSDFEIREMD